Sequence from the Procambarus clarkii isolate CNS0578487 chromosome 2, FALCON_Pclarkii_2.0, whole genome shotgun sequence genome:
attacgctatatacacaggtgatatataagtatctgcatgttttattcaccataactttacaactaagctggtatggtaagtTTAAACAATGACAGAGGTCGCCACACACAGCtggtgctccctccctccctccctggttgTAGGCCACACACACTAACATTTCTCCTACAACTGTACTGTTTGTGGtgatattacactatatacacacgttattattgagtatctacatttgtgttcattatcttgaaccactaagctgctatggtgagtgcagacagtaacaggtggccATACAGATTTGGCAGACGACGCTACAGCCCTCACTCCCTCAGCATTTCtcttcccaccatactacgcacaGTGCAAATTATCAtaacaatcctgctgttatcagaatcctggtcatttctggggggagcccctaccgcttcctggagcttactaggctgatatgctaatatcagactttggcatcagtcatgtgtatggagttctttaggcctaccggggaccacgagccagaaccctgCCCTCTTTAGAGAGGCAAGGagagcaatggtctatagaaaccccccatgtggttggaagcattctatgtctgccattgaccgggttaggcacccagaaaggtaaacgTCCcaaaaccacagaaggtgattcggtgcttttaaaatgctaagctaacctacatacgtaaatacatatacacagatttacgtatgccctacataaagtgttcggtgtgtcttttacatagtgtcattaatgtacatttacaaaggtgaaatgtaattctgatcagcttccatatatactttatacacatacatatacatacacacacacacacacacacacatatacgtacatatatacacacatgcattcacatttgtctcttactctgacagggtgagatagctgatagagaaactagtgtgcaattaagcacttaatcactgaaggtgatgaaggtgcttttacaagctcaggttatatagttacatcacatacatacattgtataattgatacattacatggttaatcttgggtacaagtccaatatatcaagtgttccagtactcgtattgtaattacacagttcagtatACCTTAGCccgggagggcgaaagtcagtcaatatgggacattctacaatataatgttcaagagagtgcatgttttctctttcacatagttgacacattgtgtactcgacatctgagttttgagaaagctgccagatacgtctataccccaggagtattctggccactataacatcacattgccgggttcttgttctattagtcccatatgtgaatgtctcctcacgatatctatcataatatttaatgctacaactttccggtctttgtgaatttgttaggtctgtgagatcttcattagatatttgtttaagtattctctttgtcactgctaatgaaacacccatatcaatttctaccactggttttctacaggctgtctttgcaagcatatcaacagtgtcatgccttgagatgccaacatgtgatggtgtcCATAGGaagttaatttcaaatctgttttctttagcagctaaaacattcatttgaatatcactgactattttctgggtgtcaccactatgagcgttcaatgccaggagtgcactctgcgagtcacactaAATAAGTCCACTGTCTTTGTAttttaattaacactttcgcgctaaccGGACTCACCGGTGAGTCCtgtttcgtctaacgctaacgcatagtggacataaagttatgtcctcttttaaaatatttgtataaaattcaatttttatccgatttacttcggattttgtttcaaactgcgcgccatgaggctctctttctcaccactaggctgcattgtacaataagttcatgaaaggtgtggaccacttcgatcaaatggtattatgtcccaaacgggttgcaggtgggtgactttagccgtttatactggtaatgcttccccccatatcatgtattatatgcatatgtctggttagggaattttattccgatcaatgtacaaccaaaaataactgtgtgcaacaagtataaacttgacaaacataacaaaagtaaaaacatttcgtgtgtatttgacgctcactgatatgttccagcgttgttttatatttggcgctattctatcttacgctttgttgatcttttttacctatgggctcatagaacattctattgcgaacacattgacacaaaaatgaatgacgtacatagaaaattaatgtcatgagagtgaaataagtataaactttcaaagcgccgtgcgtcgtcccgtcaccgataccgggtaacaatttcaccacttcccacactcttgcgggcgggccgcatcattattctacacttatattcatatcaccgtgttgggaatttcattgcgagtccattgataccaaaattaacgctgtagaacaagtgtggaggtgataacaatcccaagagtaaaaacattttgttgctgttgggcgctcacggcgagtcatcttcgtagttatttatttggtgctggtatccctatacgtttcgtgacttttttttactgatgttcttctagagaattttattgcgaacacgttggtaccaaaatgaaatgcgtagctcgagaactaaggtcatgagagtaaaaagagtatacacatttttgtttttacgcttacgcggcaaaaCACTCGTTGCACttacggttggctgagtgaccttcgcagagagcgcgaaagtgttaaaaattcagtggcaaggtatatgcctgcaagtttggtttgagttgtacttgcccagtcattgacgcgcttcattgctgtatgtacaagagaagattgttcaaatatattgcatgcacatccggtacatcgtccaccttcttctacagagccgtcagtatagcactgatacacatcgttacccatactctgagtactttcagtgatgcttttcagtgttaactgttttaataatgtagagttaaGCTCCCTTTAATGTTTAATGTAGAGCTCCCTTtaataagggagccggtcggccgagcgtacagcacgctggactcgtgatcctgtggtcctgggtttgatcccgggcgccggggagaaacaatgggcagagtttctttcaccctatgccccagttacctagcagtaaaataagtacgtgggtgttagtcagctgtcacgggatgcttcctgggggtggaggcctggtcgaggaccaggccgcggggacactaaagcctcgaaatcatcaatcatctcaagatttctcaagagtgcacactatctttcttgggcgcatttacaaaatcaactgatagatcccagttatcccatggagtaattggttgattaatcattaattgagttgggtatatatttacactttcgcgctctccgcgttcagaaaaaaatcataccctagatgctttcggcGGTTCGCGCGCCTAcgtggtaagaccgaaaaagtgtacactcttttgactgtcctgacaataattgaaggcgcacgtatttaaatttggtatcactgtgttcgcaataaaattgtctataagaacatccctgtaaaatgccgccaaagcataaggactatcaacaccaaataaaaaactattcagatcactcgccgagagcgccaaacagcaacaaaatgtttccactctcttaatggttgcgaagcctacagttgtcctacattgctaattgtggtatcattggaatcgcaataaaattctctacacggacatatgcatataaatatagattcaatgtcgtagcccacccaaaacagtgtgggaagtggtcgaagtgttacccgcggcggcatatcggcgaaactcgctttgaaaagtgtatattcaattcactgtcctgacattatttgtcgatgtatgtatttcatttttgtaccaatgtgttcgcaatagaatgttctataagaacataagtattaaaggtcacataaggatgcgttcgaccggcaacatatataaaaactacgtcgattatactcgtcgtgtcaataatacaattgttttaccacgatgattcactgccacaacgttctctttaataagctgttcggctattagagaaaacgtaaatttcatggcaaacatttgtaaactattcccaagttgatcggataataaatggattttatacaaatattttttctcgtgactccCGAGCGCCGCACGCCAGCGTAATAATAAGTAGGAATATTGGTGACGACACTGTTGTCACCAATTAGCGAAAGTGTTAAACTacactaaataaaaccaaaaatatactgtaatatgatagatatctgctatttgagaaatgatTCATGTTATTGGTGGCACAACTCCAgcgcgagtggacgggtctaatccgtgTGCACACAAAACCATGCGTgtttgttcgatttcgtcgcaacagttcagtgacctacagcttctaaaaaataaaattaataaatcagttctaaaataagtatttttatagctcttattatcgtaacaatgttgctaaactaaatatataacccaaaaatatataatttgatgtaaatctaatatttgagagaaatttatgttactggatctggcttaaacaccagcctactgtaggTTGTACgtatagacctagtctgcgtTTGTACAGTAGGCACCCAGTGCCCTTAACTTTGCGATTGACGTATTTATCTGCCAGTGGAAGAATAATCGTGGAATTTAACATTTTTTGAATACAACTGTATTGTTATACAACAAAATGTCTGAGGAGCTTGCTAATAGTGCCatattaatgccaaaaatgaagcaatattttgcaagaattgtagcagaaaatcaaccagcacgagcacagccgtacccagcacgagcacagccgtacccagcgcgagcacagccgtacccagcgcgagcacagccgtacccagcgcgagcacagccgtacccagcgcgagcacagccgtacccagcgcgagcacagccgtacccagcgcgagcacagccgtacccagcgcgagcacagccgtacccagcgcgagcacagccgtacccagcgcgagcacagccgtacccagcgcgagcacagccgtacccagcgcgagcacagccgtacccagcgcgagcacagccgtacccagcgcgagcacagccgtacccagcgcgagcacagccgtacccagcgcgagcacagccgtacccagcgcgagcacagccgtacccagcgcgagcacagccgtacccagcgcgagcacagccgtacccagcgcgagcacagccgtacccagcgcgagcacagccgtacccagcgcgagcacagccgtacccagcgcgagcacagccgtacccagcgcgAGCACTGCCGTACCCAgcgcgagcacagccgtacccagcacgagcactgccgtacccagcacgagcactgccgtacccagcacgagcactgccgtacccagcacgagcactgccgtacccagcacgagcactgccgtacccagcacgagcactgccgaacccagcacgagcactgccgcacccagcacgagcactgccgcacccagcacgagcactgccgcacccagcacgagcactgccgcacccagcacgagcactgccgcacccagcacgagcacagccgcacccagcacgagcacagccgcacccagcacgagcacagccgcacccagcacgagcacagccgcacccagcacgagcacagccgcacccagcacgagcacagccgcacccagcacgagcacagccgcacccagcacgagcacagccgcacccagcacgagcacagccgcacccagcacgagcacagccgcacccagcacgagcacagccgcacccagcacgagcacagccgcagccagcacgagcacagccgcagccagcacgagcacagccgcagccagcacgagcacagccgcagccagcacgagcacagccgcagCCAGCACGAGCACTGCCGCACCCAGCACGAGCACTGCCGCACCCAGCACGAGCACTGCCGCACCCAGCACGAGCACTGCCGCACCCAGCACGAGCACTGCCGCACCCAGCACGAGCACTGCCGCACCCAGCACGAGCACTGCCGCACCCAGCACGAGCACTGCCGCACCCAGCACGAGCACTGCCGCACCCAGCACGAGCACTGCCGCACCCAGCACGAGCACTGCCGTAccaagcactggtacaacagcagccagcaccagctcagaagcagctgaagcaaacacagcagcagcaagcaccagcaaagctgatgcaaacctcTAAGAACATCCTGTGGAGTGTATAGTTAGAATATGTGTTAAATTTAAGTACTGTACATAGTGTTAGTGTCCAAATTAAGGTTGCAGTACTGAAATTTTAGTGtaaaatagttttcataaactgtattgtagtactcaacatatagCAGAACTACataatcaacacagtgctaatggcataatacactacagtacgtatttactgtacagtattcacaACTCCATGAAACTTTAAGATGGACATGACTAACAATAACGTAAATAACTAATGtaatacagtattttttagtaaagtagtaatatatagatacagtatgtaatatgataacacatttttattgtgtacaagaaaaaaaagacagACGCAAATGcatcctgaaggtcacctcttgcaaagaatccaacgctccaacgcacTGGGGTTGGTCAAAtaaagtacgttgaatcgaggttgtactgtacagtatttcaacgtctctgattgattttttcaaattttttggcagtaatattattcaatagtttgtagtgtgatatatttatacagtagtacctcggtttaagagtttaatccattcctggagacagctcgtattccgaaaactcgtaatccgaagctaatttccccataagaaataatgggaaatgaattaatccattcctgactacccaaaaacctcgcttcaaactaaattttatacttaattcatctaaataaacctacaaaactatgttcaaactATGTTAGtcctcttccattataacatcaggcagtgaaaaCTTCACTGGTTTGCacacactggcacattttgcctgcataccactaagacTTGCTTGTCTTATTAAGAATctctctaaagacacttgttttttccctacattttaaattaacacttgtctgtagtaagacatcacattgtcatttaaaaggtcaatgcaacggcctgctacagctttatctgggtgtgtttttttcaacaaaactttgcaattcttcccatacttcacacattttcttaacactTTAGCGTTATCACGGCGCTTGAGAGCGTTACCACCTTTTGTGTTGAGGTCGCACAGCGGACTCGCTCACGAGttacgagaaaaaatatttctataaacttTATTTGTTATGCGatcgactttgggatagtttgaaaatgtttgccatataatttccgttttctctaatagtcgcatagcctatttgggagaatgACATAGCATTGCAACATCGAGGTAAAatcattgtattgttgacacgacaaGTGTAATtgccgtagttttttatttggtgccggtctaacgcatccttgtgttgatattttatatttatgttcttctagaacattatattgcgaacacattggtacaaaaatgaaatacgtacatcgaaaattaatgtcagaacagtgaaaagaatatacacttttcaataggGGTTTCGCCGATGTGCCGTCACGGGTAAcagttcggccacttcccacactcttgttggTGGGCTGCAAcattgattctacatttatatgcatatgtccttgtagggaattttattgcgatctcagtgataccaaatttaacactgtaggacaagtgtggagttgacaaccctgaaaagagtagaaacatttcgtcgctgtttggCGCTCACAGCTAGTGATCAATATAGTTCTTTATTTGGTGTTGGTCtaactcatgctttggtgacattttatacgtatgttcttctagaacattctattgcgaacacattggtacaaaaatgaaatattgttggggtttcacctctcttctctctagtctgggggtaagcaatagttatgctcaaggtaactcaccgtagccctgcgggtcttccctcgatcctcacggcgccactgcacgccaggagagtctcccagtcaatcttaacggcctcttattaagaaagagtgagaacacgactcgttcacatcgactgtcgtgtgccctccccaacaatagggctctacggttaatcacaaggtcgccaactggtgtttttaggtggccagtaacaccatcagtggactggtgggatcagtggtagccttggcaaggtcacactcagaagatcaggaatcaggcaggtacttattgttatcactctatgtttaccagtataatatagtaacaagatcaatggaggggatgatataaacacaaagatagttttgtattttacttaaaatgtatgaaagatgtcacaaaggccaaacaataatcaattaatcaactgatcctgacgcggccggtaattcccacggttagTACGCGATCACTAGAGAGCAAcattctcccctcctcatcaagtgtcaagaacagctgatcgcaatggtctctccgcgcgaaatttgcttgttttctagattcacgcgcgcggtttctttaaaatctccaatattactagaaactcgcacccattcgatattggcacaaataaaccgtattactcagttacactgtactcaggctcaaacagtcttttctacaatcaatgctataatgattcactgtaatggctttacattgttcttcactcagcaatatattaagaactattaacactggagttttcaatactttctctcgtgggcgataacgcaataattcactgtactcacaaatgattattcaccgaatgaacatagacatatatatggtatataaatcaatcaacaatacatggaaaataaatagtttctgggcacacagcctaacctccaaatactggcataatattatatataatttaccactatatgttcatatcaaaatctatagaaagatatacacaacacagtaaatttatcattggttcctggtgcctgtacacaccaataatcaacatgaatattacaagtactcttgatagtactgtctagcacactggtgctttatcgtgacatgggtgagacttgctcacgacatataaaatcctcaggctagataatatagctgaattatatagctaactaaaggggagtggggagggaactagaaccacctacttcaccctatcctccgatgagagtcgagatgtagctcctggtccttgtgtcgggaacgcccccacactacacgtcgtcgtgtcctaccagagcctctcgtcgtcccaccgtttagcgcgtcatctccgtgcctcctcactgcaggtccgtcctccttcttgacttcttgaaggttggagtcggtctcctggccgtcgtcttctcccagcaacggctgtcgcctacgtctcagctacagtcgtccggtttccccaaatagtcctctccttcctcagctacccagtggctctgtcagccactacgctgtcacgaactggtgaattgccacagacgtcactgcacggcttcactgcttcttgcacagcacctgactggagcacttgttgctcaaataaccgtcaattccctcttctggttcaacacatgaactagggaagacttctcagagtactggcggacttcaggtgacgcgtaaatccacgggtgcgggaaacaact
This genomic interval carries:
- the LOC138365804 gene encoding SUMO-interacting motif-containing protein 1-like, translated to MIHVIGGTTPARVDGSNPCAHKTMRPQPARAQPQPARAQPQPARAQPQPARALPHPARALPHPARALPHPARALPHPARALPHPARALPHPARALPHPARALPHPARALPHPARALPHPARALPYQALVQQQPAPAQKQLKQTQQQQAPAKLMQTSKNILWSV